tctgaccaacttggctagggTTGGCCCAAGATTATCTACTTTGCTCCTTAGTGCTGCTTATTGTTTCAGTTAGTATGTAATCTTCTTCACTGTCATATCACCTTCCTGGGCCAGTGGTTTTACTATTGGACATGGCCTCTAATCAATGTCTTGATATTCTAGAAATACAAATGATGAAGTTGATAGTTCTAGCATCCTAGGACTTTTCTAGTTTCTTGGCAATCCATCTGTCATTGAAGAGTAAAGACCATTAAATTGGTCGATGAAAAGGGTGATCACTGAAGTTTTATTTGGTATCTGTTTCAATGACCAAGTATTGGAATTGCAGTTTTTGTTCAAGAATCATGGTGATGGTGATGCTGATGAGGATGAATCTTGGCATAATGTTGAATTTTCTAGCGAAAATGTACACCTCATTGCCACAGGAGAAGAGTGGGAGGAGAagatggaagaagcaaagaaagatgacaaaattgtaAGTCATGTAGCCATATCGCTTCTCTCGCTCTCACTAATCTCTGTCGATTATATAGCAGCATTTCAGAGTTCGTTAGTAGTTTGAATGGAAAATAATGAATGAATAATAAAGTAAGAAGAGATGTTCATTGTTTCTGCATAAAGACCAACTTTGgcatttttactttattttgcGCGTATTGTCTGTAGTATATGTTATGTGTGTATCAGTGTATGTGTATCTTTCATGGTGCCTGAGTTCTCTGCACAACTGTTTGCAGGTCATTGTGAACTTCAGTGCCTCATGGTGTGTTCCTTGTAGAGCAATTGCACCATTATACAGTGAGCTATCTGAGAAACATCTTTCTTGGATGTTTTTGGTGGTCGATGTTGATGTGCTTTCGGTAAGTacacaaaaattgaataaaatgttGAAGTCCAATGAACTGTTAGAGATAGAGTGCTTGATGTACACAAAATAGAATTTGTATTCTACATCTTGTTGTCTTATTTAGTTGAATGCAAGACTAGTATCCATGCATTTTGTTCAAATGTGCACTAATATTCCATGTTTCTCAGAACTGTGTCGCTAATCTGGCAAGGCGGATTATCTTTTGTATAATTTGGATCAGGACTTGAGTTCAACCTGGGACATCAAAGCGACGCCAACCTTCTTCTTCCTTAGGGGTGGACAGCAATTCGAAAAAGTCATAGGGGCCAACAAAGAAGAGCTGCAGAAGAAGGTAGCTGCGGTTGCTGACTCAGAGACACCGAGCCAGCCATAGCTCTTTATGGCGATGCTTTCATGAGTGGCATGGAATGACCTTCTCTTTTTGTTAGTCTGTCTGTGTCTTCGATTGTAAATGCAACTAACGTTTTCCCGGTTAGTGTCTTTGAGATTGAGAAAGCTGAAAGAAGCTGTGAGTTAGGTGACCTTCACAGCTTCACATTGAGCATTGTAATGGAAAAAGGAATGGTTTTCTTTTCCCCAGTAAAAAGATGCATTGGTCTTTACCTTTCCCCTGTAATGTGCTGCATATTATCAAACATTCAAACTGCTCCTTGTTTTGTTTCTTTGCAAAATATAACCACATTGGTTGCCCCCTTCCTAAACCAATTGTAGAATGATTTGGTTCTGCTCTTTTGAGGGATCATTGCAAATTATTAGCCAGCATCTTTGACACTGAATCAGAATTTTGTACCTCTAATCATGCAGAGTATATTGCACTGTTATTCACATCTTCATCTTGCAGAATGAGACTAATCAGCCCGGTTCAGGGCAGCTACTCTTCCAAAAACATAATTGCATACACATGAATTCAAACTCCCGAGTCCCAACCTCATACTAGGCAACTCAATTCAATACCACACACTCAAAGTTCATCATTTGTACAATATGAGAATCAAATCCTTAACCTTATGGTCAAGAGTGCCTATACCAATTACCAATCACCTAACCATTTTAAAATCATTATGAGATCACATGTATGCATCACCATATTCGTAGTCTTAAGTGCGTTAGCCCGTGCATATCCTCGGGTAATGACTGTAGGTTTCCCTCGACCCTCGTCATTCAAAGTGTGTTAGCAGAAAGGACAATTTCTCAAGAAAGAATATTTTAAAGCATTTGATGTTAACCTAAACCATGGAACACTAGCACCTTTAAACAGTCAAAAATCAACAACCAGAACAGATTCAGATTaagattataaaataaaataaatctcacCCTTAAATGATAGCAACAACTATCTTTAAACTAAACAATGCCGAGTTATTGGGACTTTGTTCCATGTTTTTTGAAGGTAAATGCATAAACAGAATTCTAAGTAGTACATTTATATCACCAGCAATGCCCTATACAAACAGCTAATCATTTTACAAGAAGCTTAAGATCAAAATATCAAATGGACGAGCTCTTCATCAGTAATGGCTATATACTTTAGACCTCATTACTGTAGATGCAACTTACAAAAGGGCTTCAAGGAGAAAACATCGAGATATCAAAAAGCAAAATATGAGTAAAAGAATGAGACAGTACATGTTAAGAAGGGAGATAGAGCACTGCCTTACCCCATTACTCACATTGGCAACTGGTGGCGGGGAAAAGCTGTTTCAGGACTCAACGACCCTTTGGATTCATGATCTGAGAGAAGACAGCACTAGGTGTCAACCCATCCGAGTCTTCACTAGCAAGACTCCGACCACCAATACTCATTGTCATCCCGCTGCTTCTTGAATCAGTTGTGCTTACATCAAAGCCTGGGGATGCATTTGGATCCCTCTTTGCTTCATATGTGGCATTGAAGCTGTCCTCAACATCCATTCCACCGAGACCATTGCCACTCCCCTCTGAACTCTCTTGAAGTTGTAGAGCGAATTCAAGGTTCCAAAGTACATCCCCCATTGATGGCCTATCTGTTCCAACATCTGACACACACTTCACTGCTGTCTCAGCAACTTTTTTGAAGCATTCTGGAGCAATCTTGCCCTTCAAATAAGGATCCATAATCTGATCAAGAATTCCCTTCGTATGGCAATGCAAGGCCCATTCTGCTAAGCTCACTTGTTCCTTGGGGAGTGTGGGGATCAAAACTGGACGGGCACACAAAATCTCAAAAAGTACGACTCCAAATGAGTAGACGTCAGATTTATCTGTGAGCTGCTGCCTTCTGAAGTACTCAGGATCCAGGTACCCAAAACTACCTTTGACAACAGTGCTTACATGAGTATGATCCAAAGCGGGACCTGTTTTTGACAAACCAAAATCAGAAACCTTTGCCACCCACTTCTCATCCAAGAGTATGTTAGTTGTTTTAACATCACGGTGGATAATTGTATGCTTGGCACCCGTGTGAAGATAGTGCAAACCACGAGCAGCACCAATGCAAATCTCAAGCCTTTGCTTCCATGGCAACGGGGGCTTTTGGGTCTTGTACAGGTGCTCCCGAAGAGTCCCATGAGCCATGTAGTCATAGACAAGAATCATTTCACAATTCTCTTCACAATACCCTATCAAAGAGACAAGGTGACGGTGGCGAAGTTTAGAAAGCATTTCGATTTCTGTTTGGAATTCATGAACACCTTGTTCAGAGAGCGGGTTTCCACGCTTAATAGCAACTTTCGTACCACTGTCAATTTCTCCCCTGTATACTTTGCCAAAACCTCCTACTCCTAGGACGAGAGCCTCATCAAAATTTTTGGTGGCAGCTTTGATCTCAGCAAAAGAGAAGTGGCGACAGAGGTTAGAAGGAAGAGAGGAGGCATAACTTCCAGTAGTGTGTGTCTTTTCAGAAGCAGATGAATGAGAATCCCCGTATAAAGAAAGAGGAAGCCAACCCGATGGTCTGTCATTTGGACTTGAGTCCGTTTTTTGTCTAGGACGACGAGAGGCAAAATAAATGGCTAATCCAATAAGAAGGACGGCACCAATTCCACCTCCAACTCCTCCAGCAATAGCTGCTGTGCGATTCTTTGACCGACCTGATAGTGAAGATGGATTAAATGGGTCAATCTCTGTTTGTTTTGGAGCTGGGATTGGATTGGGACCTGCAAGATTTCCATCACTAGtgtttactttaaatatttccAGGCCATTCAATATT
This region of Ipomoea triloba cultivar NCNSP0323 chromosome 15, ASM357664v1 genomic DNA includes:
- the LOC116006527 gene encoding receptor-like protein kinase FERONIA, coding for MAAYKLFVVLILSCLLLALVQVSGQIEVLLSCGGPNRSTDEYGREWSTDIGSNFLMSSGKSFTSPADSQKPSVPQVPCTNARVFQSEFTYSFPVSSGRKFLRLYFYPAVYNKLNPYNGIFSVRVGQYTLLRNFSAAQTTEALNFDYMIKEFSIYVPSGALNVTFTPSGNYSNSFAFVNGIEVVAHPDIYNTDDGSALIVGQSSSLFYIGNTTALEGVYRLNIGGNVISPSSDTGMFRSWDEDSKYIFGGDGVTETADDYNLTIPPTSIAPVDVYKTLRSMGPNSSVNVNSNLTWFFPVDSGFFYLVRLHFCEVTNIITKQNQRAFHVYLNNQTTEPDADVIAWAGKNGVATHHDYVVFFPVGAPQVDLWLALHPKAGSEYLNAILNGLEIFKVNTSDGNLAGPNPIPAPKQTEIDPFNPSSLSGRSKNRTAAIAGGVGGGIGAVLLIGLAIYFASRRPRQKTDSSPNDRPSGWLPLSLYGDSHSSASEKTHTTGSYASSLPSNLCRHFSFAEIKAATKNFDEALVLGVGGFGKVYRGEIDSGTKVAIKRGNPLSEQGVHEFQTEIEMLSKLRHRHLVSLIGYCEENCEMILVYDYMAHGTLREHLYKTQKPPLPWKQRLEICIGAARGLHYLHTGAKHTIIHRDVKTTNILLDEKWVAKVSDFGLSKTGPALDHTHVSTVVKGSFGYLDPEYFRRQQLTDKSDVYSFGVVLFEILCARPVLIPTLPKEQVSLAEWALHCHTKGILDQIMDPYLKGKIAPECFKKVAETAVKCVSDVGTDRPSMGDVLWNLEFALQLQESSEGSGNGLGGMDVEDSFNATYEAKRDPNASPGFDVSTTDSRSSGMTMSIGGRSLASEDSDGLTPSAVFSQIMNPKGR
- the LOC116007662 gene encoding thioredoxin H9-like yields the protein MTMGNYISRLCMPKFLFKNHGDGDADEDESWHNVEFSSENVHLIATGEEWEEKMEEAKKDDKIVIVNFSASWCVPCRAIAPLYSELSEKHLSWMFLVVDVDVLSDLSSTWDIKATPTFFFLRGGQQFEKVIGANKEELQKKVAAVADSETPSQP